A stretch of DNA from Mycobacterium senriense:
ACGAGGCCGATACCGCATCGATCCCGGTCTTGCGAGGGTCCTGAGCCCGGCCGCAAGGGTGATTGGCGGGTTGGTGACGGGGAGCAGCGCCTTACCATAAGTGGACTTATGGTAAGGTCCCTGTGACGGGGGTCATAGACCGTGCTGAGCATACTTCGTGGCACGAAACCTGACTCGGCGGCGATTTGAATCTTAATTAAATTAAAACTGAGATTAAGGAGACATGAAACATGGGGTTCAGGGACTCGGCGGAGGTCGCAAAATACATCGGCGGGATTTTCGAGACGGCTTTCGAGGATGAAGAAATCGGGCCGAAGCTAGTCGCCACCGGACTCGTGGTGGCGTTCGACTTCTCCGATCCCGAGGCGCTTGTGGTCATCGACATGGCGAACAAATCCGTGCGCGAAGGACTCGAGGGCGGGGCGCCGCCGGTCGCCACCATGTCCATGACGGCCGAGACCGGCAACGGGTACTGGCAGGGCAAGGTCAACCTGCCACTAGCGATGGCCAAGAAGAAGATCAAAGTCGACGGCAACGTCGCGAGCCTGCTCAAGCTGGCCCCCCTCGGAAAGAAGCTGTATCCGAGCTACATCGAGCGGCTCAAGAACGACGGTCGCGACGACCTGCTCGTCTAGGCCGATGTTCCCCGGTACACACGCGCAGTCTGCCCCGGACCGACCGGCTGTGATCATGGCTGAGTCGGGCCGGACACTGACGTACGGCGTACTCGACGATCATTCGGCCCGACTCGCGTCGGCACTGCACGGAATGGGCCTACGCAGAGGCGACGTCATTGCGCTGGTCTCGGACAACGCGCCCGAAGCTTTCGAGATCTATTGGGCCGCGTTACGTTCTGGCCTGTACATCACCGCTGTCAATTGGCACTTGGCTCCAGAGGAAGCGGCATACATCCTGCAGGACAGCGGCGCGAGCGTCGTGTTCGCCTCGGCCGGGGTCCGGGAATTGGCCAATCACCTGCGTGATCGGGCTTCAGGGGTACTACATTGGTACTCCTTCGGCGATGCGATCGCCGGCTATCTGCCCTACGACGACCTACTGGCCAGCGCCAACCCGACGATCACCGATCAGCCGCGCGGTTCGGAGATGTTGTATTCATCGGGAACCACCGGACGGCCCAAAGGTATTAGGCCGCACCTGCTTCCGATCCAGGTTGACGAGGCCGGGGATCCGCTGGTGGGGCTGCTGGCCCAGGCCTTCAAGATCACCAGCGATGACGTATACCTGTCGCCCGCACCGATTTACCACACCGCCCCGCTGAAGTGGTGTGGTGGGGTTCAGGCATTGGGCGGCACCGTAATTCTGATGGAGCGGTTCAACGCCGAACAGGCACTGGCCGCCATCGAGAAGTATCGAGTGACGGTCAGTCAGATGGTCCCGACGATGTTCGTCCGCATGCTGCAGTTGCCAGAGGAAGTTCGCAACCGCTACGACCTCTCGTCACTGAGGCTGGCCGTGCACGCGGCAGCGCCCTGTCCGCCAGACGTCAAAGACGCCATGATCGACTGGTGGGGCCCTGTGCTGGTCGAATACTATGGCGCCACAGAGCAACACGGCACCACCGTGATCACCGCCGCGGAGTGGAAAGACAAGCGTGGATCGGTGGGCAAAGCCGCGCTGGGTGTCCTGCACATCTGCGACGAGGAGGGCCGTGAGTTGCCCCCGGGTGAGGTCGGGGCCGTCTACTTCGAGCGCGACGTGGCGCCCTTCGAGTATCACAACGATCCGGAAAAGACCGCTTCGTCGAGGCATCCGGCCCACGAGAACTGGACCACTGTCGGCGACATCGGTTACGTCGACGACGACGGCTACCTGTTCCTGACCGATCGGAAAGCATTCGTGATCATCTCCGGCGGAGTGAACATCTATCCGCAGGAGATCGAGAACGTCTTGACGCTGCACCCGAAGGTCTTCGATGTCGCGATCATCGGCGTGCCCGATGCGGAGATGGGGGAACAGGTCAAAGCCGTCGTCCAATTACGCTCTGAGGCAACGCCATCTCCTGAATTGGCAGACGAGATCATCGCCTACGTCCGGGAGCGCATCGCGCATTTCAAAGCACCCCGCTCCGTCGACTTCGTCGACGAGCTGCCCAGGACAGCCACCGGAAAGCTCGCTAAGAGAAGTCTCAAGGACCGCTATATGGAGGCACCCGCATGACTACTGAGACACCAGCCAAAACCGACCGCCCGCCCTTCGACCCGGTAAACATCTCGTCACAAGCATTCTGGGCGCAAAGCTTCGACGAGCGCGAGAAGGCATTCAAGATCCTTCGCGACGAACGCCCCGTGAGCTGGCACCGGCCGATCGAAGGTTCCATGATGGAGCCCGAAATCGACGGGGTCTGGGTCGTGACCCGCCACGAGGACGTCAGCTACGTCAGCAAAAACCCCGAGATCTTCTGCTCCGGGCAGGGCATTACGTTCGAGGCCGTTCCCGAAGAGATGCTCGATGCAACGCAGTCCTTCCTGGGTATGGACGGGGCGAAGCATTCGAGCTTGCGACGGCTGGTCAGTTCAGTCTTCACGCCACGCCAGGTCGCCAAGATCAAAGAACAGATCGAGCACCAGGCGGAATCGATTGTCAGCGATCTGATCGAGGCGAAGGAAGGCGACTTCGTACAACAGGTGGCCAAACGCCTTCCGATGTGGACCATCTACGAGATGCTCGGACTGCCCGAGGACGAGCGCGACGAGGCGGCGCACCTGGCAGAGGGCATGGTGGCGTGGGCCGATCCCGATGTCGCGGCCGGTCGTGAACCCGGCGAAGTGCTGACCGACTCCCTTGTCGGGCTGCTCAACATCGGGATCGGTCTCGCCGAGAAGCGCCGGGCGCATCCGCAGAATGACTTGATGACCTCCCTGGTCCAAGCGGAAGTCGATGGACGGCAGCTCA
This window harbors:
- a CDS encoding cytochrome P450; the protein is MTTETPAKTDRPPFDPVNISSQAFWAQSFDEREKAFKILRDERPVSWHRPIEGSMMEPEIDGVWVVTRHEDVSYVSKNPEIFCSGQGITFEAVPEEMLDATQSFLGMDGAKHSSLRRLVSSVFTPRQVAKIKEQIEHQAESIVSDLIEAKEGDFVQQVAKRLPMWTIYEMLGLPEDERDEAAHLAEGMVAWADPDVAAGREPGEVLTDSLVGLLNIGIGLAEKRRAHPQNDLMTSLVQAEVDGRQLTDDELGPYFVLLSVAGNDTTRTTTTFTTIALQEFPDQKALLAQDFDGRIKVAMDEFVRWTTPVMTFRRTATQDTELHGQHIREGDWVTMVYSSANRDERVFNNPNVFDITRSPNPHLAFGGGGPHFCMGAFMAKMQLESIFRELIFRAPGLRVGEPEYLTGNFITAVKSLPYSID
- a CDS encoding SCP2 sterol-binding domain-containing protein — translated: MGFRDSAEVAKYIGGIFETAFEDEEIGPKLVATGLVVAFDFSDPEALVVIDMANKSVREGLEGGAPPVATMSMTAETGNGYWQGKVNLPLAMAKKKIKVDGNVASLLKLAPLGKKLYPSYIERLKNDGRDDLLV
- a CDS encoding acyl-CoA synthetase — translated: MFPGTHAQSAPDRPAVIMAESGRTLTYGVLDDHSARLASALHGMGLRRGDVIALVSDNAPEAFEIYWAALRSGLYITAVNWHLAPEEAAYILQDSGASVVFASAGVRELANHLRDRASGVLHWYSFGDAIAGYLPYDDLLASANPTITDQPRGSEMLYSSGTTGRPKGIRPHLLPIQVDEAGDPLVGLLAQAFKITSDDVYLSPAPIYHTAPLKWCGGVQALGGTVILMERFNAEQALAAIEKYRVTVSQMVPTMFVRMLQLPEEVRNRYDLSSLRLAVHAAAPCPPDVKDAMIDWWGPVLVEYYGATEQHGTTVITAAEWKDKRGSVGKAALGVLHICDEEGRELPPGEVGAVYFERDVAPFEYHNDPEKTASSRHPAHENWTTVGDIGYVDDDGYLFLTDRKAFVIISGGVNIYPQEIENVLTLHPKVFDVAIIGVPDAEMGEQVKAVVQLRSEATPSPELADEIIAYVRERIAHFKAPRSVDFVDELPRTATGKLAKRSLKDRYMEAPA